Proteins encoded together in one Astyanax mexicanus isolate ESR-SI-001 chromosome 10, AstMex3_surface, whole genome shotgun sequence window:
- the rraga gene encoding ras-related GTP-binding protein A, with protein MSSTAMKKKVLLMGKSGSGKTSMRSIIFANYIARDTRRLGATIDVEHSHVRFLGNLVLNLWDCGGQDTFMENYFTSQRDNIFRNVEVLIYVFDVESRELEKDMHYYQSCLEAILQNSPDAKVFCLVHKMDLVQEDQRDLIFKEREEDLKRLSRPLACTCFRTSIWDETLYKAWSSIVYQLIPNVQQLESNLRNFAQIIEADEVLLFERATFLVISHYQCKEQRDAHRFEKISNIIKQFKLSCSKLAASFQSMEVRNSNFAAFIDVFTSNTYVMVIMSDPSIPSAATLINIRNARKHFEKLERVDGHKHSLHMRMR; from the exons ATGTCCAGCACAGCCATGAAGAAAAAG GTGTTGCTGATGGGAAAGAGTGGGTCGGGAAAGACCAGCATGAGATCAATCATCTTCGCCAATTATATTGCCAGAGACACTCGGCGACTGGGAGCCACAA TTGATGTGGAGCACTCCCATGTGCGTTTCCTTGGCAATCTGGTTCTAAACCTATGGGATTGTGGTGG ACAGGACACTTTCATGGAGAACTACTTCACCAGTCAGAGAGATAATATTTTCCGCAACGTTGAGGTGCTGATCTACGTGTTCGATGTGGAGAGCCGAGAGTTAGAGAAAGACATGCATTACTACCAGTCCTGTTTGGAAGCAATCCTTCAGAATTCACCTGATGCTAAAGTCTTCTGTCTAGTTCACAAAATGGACCTTGTTCAGGAGGATCAGAGAGACCTG ATATTTAAAGAGCGTGAAGAGGACCTGAAGAGGCTGTCCCGCCCATTGGCGTGTACCTGCTTCAGGACCTCTATTTGGGATGAGACACTTTATAAG GCATGGTCAAGCATTGTCTatcagctcatcccaaatgtgCAGCAGCTGGAGTCCAACTTGAGGAATTTTGCCCAGATCATCGAGGCAGATGAGGTGCTGCTTTTTGAGAGAGCCACTTTCCTG GTGATCTCACACTATCAGTGCAAGGAGCAGCGAGATGCTCATCGCTTTGAGAAGATCAGCAACATTATTAAACAGTTCAAGCTGAGCTGCAG TAAGCTGGCCGCCTCCTTCCAGAGCATGGAAGTGCGCAACTCCAACTTTGCGGCTTTCATTGACGTGTTCACCTCCAACACCTATGTGATGGTGATCATGTCTGACCCCTCCATAC cCTCTGCTGCCACCCTCATCAACATTCGCAATGCCAGGAAGCATTTTGAGAAGCTGGAGAGGGTGGACGGCCACAAGCACAGCTTGCACATGCGCATGCGCTAG